The Micromonospora sp. NBC_00421 genome contains a region encoding:
- a CDS encoding ABC transporter permease, with translation MSDPTTRPGVGQPRSGGSPADGAGDSPAARPAGGPAGEPGHRPTDRPAGRSERSIGRLGDRKKARLDELARATADPGGVSLYRDALRRLRRNPVAIVGAVIVGLFVLVALFAPLIAPHDPVQRFDELTRTLTVDSIPGATAGHPLGSDPLGRDFLSRMIHGSRQTLFVGVLATLIGLTLGVLLGAVAGAFGGWVDVVLMRLTDVMLALPSLLLAITLVAMASRSSQWTVIFAVAIVSVPIFARLLRGSMLAQRESDHVLAARALGVKERNIVLRHMLPNSLTAVIVQATLTFAVAILDAAALSFLGLGDPDINRAEWGLMLGVDGQRYFEVRPELAYYPALAIIVVALGFTLLGEAMREAIDPKNRR, from the coding sequence ATGAGCGATCCGACGACCCGCCCCGGCGTGGGCCAACCCCGCAGCGGCGGCAGCCCGGCCGACGGAGCCGGCGACAGTCCGGCAGCCCGGCCCGCCGGCGGCCCGGCCGGCGAGCCCGGCCACCGCCCGACCGACCGGCCCGCCGGCAGGAGCGAGCGGAGCATCGGCCGGCTGGGCGACCGGAAGAAGGCCCGGCTGGACGAGTTGGCGCGGGCCACCGCGGACCCGGGCGGGGTCAGCCTCTACCGGGACGCGCTGCGCCGGTTGCGCCGCAACCCGGTGGCCATCGTCGGCGCCGTCATCGTCGGCTTGTTCGTGCTGGTGGCGCTCTTCGCCCCGCTGATCGCCCCGCACGATCCGGTGCAGCGTTTCGACGAGCTGACCAGGACCCTGACCGTGGACAGCATTCCCGGCGCCACCGCGGGACATCCGCTCGGCTCGGACCCGCTCGGCCGGGACTTCCTCTCCCGCATGATCCACGGGAGCCGGCAGACCCTCTTCGTCGGCGTGCTCGCCACCTTGATCGGCCTCACCCTGGGTGTGCTGCTCGGTGCGGTCGCCGGGGCCTTCGGCGGCTGGGTCGACGTGGTGCTGATGCGGCTCACCGATGTGATGTTGGCGCTGCCCAGCCTGCTGCTGGCGATCACCCTGGTCGCGATGGCCAGCCGGTCGAGCCAGTGGACTGTCATCTTCGCGGTGGCGATCGTCAGCGTACCGATCTTCGCCCGACTGCTGCGCGGCTCGATGCTGGCCCAGCGGGAGAGCGACCACGTCCTCGCCGCGCGGGCGTTGGGCGTCAAGGAACGCAACATCGTGCTGCGGCACATGCTGCCCAACTCGCTGACCGCGGTGATCGTGCAGGCCACCCTGACCTTCGCGGTGGCGATCCTGGACGCGGCGGCGCTGTCCTTCCTCGGCCTCGGCGATCCGGACATCAACCGGGCCGAGTGGGGGCTGATGCTCGGCGTGGACGGCCAACGCTACTTCGAGGTCCGCCCCGAGTTGGCCTACTACCCGGCGTTGGCGATCATCGTGGTCGCGCTCGGCTTCACCCTGCTCGGTGAGGCCATGCGCGAGGCGATCGACCCGAAGAACCGGCGGTGA
- a CDS encoding ABC transporter permease: MLRVIVRRLLQLAVTLIALSALIFIWLRNLPGGPVEALLGERATPERRALLIKALGYDQPILVQYGKFMQRVLTGDLGNSIRTGDPVTDVIARAFPATIELAVAAMIIAVGLGVPLGYLAARYRGRLLDNLTIAGTLLGISIPIFFLGYLLKDVLTQDIHWFPPSGRISTGMDNTSVTGFYVLDGLLTREFDASADALWHLILPAITLATIPLAVIVRITRASVLDVLNEDYVRTAEAKGLRHRTIRGRHILRNALLPVVTTIGLQTGALLSGAVLTEKVYNWGGLGTLITDSISGGRDYPVLQAIILLAALVFVLVNLLVDLSYAFIDPRVRVR; encoded by the coding sequence ATGTTGCGAGTCATAGTCCGCCGCCTGCTGCAGCTGGCGGTGACGCTGATAGCGCTGTCCGCGCTGATCTTCATCTGGTTGCGGAACCTGCCCGGCGGGCCGGTCGAGGCGCTGCTCGGCGAGCGGGCCACCCCGGAACGACGGGCACTGCTGATCAAGGCCCTCGGTTACGACCAACCGATCCTCGTGCAGTACGGCAAGTTCATGCAGCGGGTCCTCACCGGTGACCTGGGCAACTCGATCCGCACCGGCGACCCGGTCACCGACGTCATCGCCCGCGCCTTCCCGGCCACCATCGAACTGGCCGTCGCCGCCATGATCATCGCGGTCGGCCTGGGTGTGCCACTGGGCTACCTCGCCGCCCGCTACCGGGGCCGACTCCTCGACAACCTGACCATCGCCGGCACCCTGCTCGGCATCTCGATCCCCATCTTCTTCCTGGGCTACCTGCTCAAGGACGTACTCACCCAGGACATCCACTGGTTCCCGCCGTCCGGACGGATCAGCACCGGGATGGACAACACCAGCGTGACCGGGTTCTACGTCCTGGACGGCCTGCTCACCCGGGAGTTCGACGCCAGCGCCGACGCGCTCTGGCACCTGATCCTGCCGGCGATCACGTTGGCCACCATCCCGCTGGCGGTGATCGTGCGGATCACCCGGGCCAGCGTGCTCGACGTGCTCAACGAGGACTACGTGCGGACCGCCGAGGCGAAGGGCCTGCGGCACCGCACCATCCGGGGCCGGCACATCCTGCGCAACGCCCTGTTGCCGGTGGTCACCACCATCGGCCTCCAGACCGGCGCGCTGCTCTCCGGCGCGGTGCTCACCGAGAAGGTCTACAACTGGGGCGGCCTCGGCACCCTGATCACCGACTCGATCAGCGGTGGCCGGGACTACCCGGTGCTCCAGGCGATCATCCTGCTCGCCGCGCTGGTCTTCGTGCTGGTCAACCTGCTGGTCGACCTCTCCTACGCCTTCATCGACCCGAGGGTGCGTGTGCGATGA
- a CDS encoding ABC transporter substrate-binding protein: MQARRLRTAVSLVAVAALAVGAAGCAESDRGDDNSGEAKTGGTFIFAGAGDPKNFDPIFNDDGESFRPVRQMYDTLVQHKPGTADLVGGLAESWEHDPEGKVWTFKLRQGVKFHDGTPFNSAAVCYNFDRWYNMKGAAAQSQMIYYQDVFGGFAKNEAEGAGQALYNKCEAKDDSTAVVTLNQYKGAFPGAFALTALSIASPDALKKGDADTVKQNGDSFEYSSFATTTPVGTGPFTFGGWDKAKNEITLNRNPDYWGEKAKVDKVIIKVIKDENTRKQELRAGTVQGIDFPAPADRKALSGEGFQVLDRPAFNILYLGINQKNPKLKDLRVRQAIAYALNREQLVQTKGPGGTKVADEFMPDTVLGYAPDVQKYEHNPEKAKQLLKDAGAEGLTLNFYYPPDVSRPYMPNPQEIFTVLANDLQAVGIKVTGKPRPWNGGFKDDVQQFGKQDLHILGWTGDYNDPGNFVGTFFGRGKVEFGDQAMTEMFAAITKADGTVDEAGKKAAWEQVNRDIAAKWLPAVPVWHAPPAIVVTKDVQGMIASPLTDERFNTVSVNK, from the coding sequence ATGCAGGCGAGAAGGCTAAGGACGGCCGTGAGCCTCGTGGCCGTTGCAGCCCTGGCGGTCGGCGCGGCCGGCTGTGCGGAGAGTGACCGCGGCGATGACAACAGTGGCGAGGCCAAGACGGGCGGCACCTTCATCTTCGCCGGTGCCGGTGACCCGAAGAACTTCGACCCGATCTTCAACGACGACGGTGAGTCGTTCCGGCCGGTCCGGCAGATGTACGACACGCTGGTCCAGCACAAGCCGGGCACGGCCGACCTGGTGGGTGGGCTCGCCGAGAGCTGGGAGCACGACCCCGAGGGCAAGGTCTGGACCTTCAAGCTGCGCCAGGGCGTGAAGTTCCACGACGGCACCCCCTTCAACTCCGCCGCGGTCTGCTACAACTTCGACCGCTGGTACAACATGAAGGGCGCCGCCGCCCAGTCGCAGATGATCTACTACCAGGACGTCTTCGGCGGGTTCGCCAAGAACGAGGCCGAGGGTGCCGGCCAGGCGCTCTACAACAAGTGCGAGGCCAAGGACGACAGCACCGCCGTCGTCACCCTCAACCAGTACAAGGGTGCGTTCCCCGGCGCGTTCGCGCTGACCGCGCTCTCGATCGCCAGCCCGGACGCCCTCAAGAAGGGCGACGCCGACACGGTCAAGCAGAACGGCGACTCCTTCGAGTACAGCTCGTTCGCGACCACCACCCCGGTCGGCACCGGCCCGTTCACCTTCGGTGGCTGGGACAAGGCCAAGAACGAGATCACCCTGAACCGGAACCCCGACTACTGGGGCGAGAAGGCCAAGGTCGACAAGGTCATCATCAAGGTGATCAAGGACGAGAACACCCGTAAGCAGGAGCTGCGGGCCGGCACCGTCCAGGGCATCGACTTCCCGGCCCCGGCCGACCGCAAGGCGCTCTCCGGTGAGGGCTTCCAGGTCCTCGACCGCCCGGCGTTCAACATCCTCTACCTGGGCATCAACCAGAAGAACCCGAAGCTGAAGGACCTGCGGGTACGGCAGGCCATCGCCTACGCCCTCAACCGTGAGCAGCTCGTCCAGACCAAGGGCCCGGGCGGCACCAAGGTCGCCGACGAGTTCATGCCGGACACCGTGCTCGGCTACGCCCCGGACGTGCAGAAGTACGAGCACAACCCGGAGAAGGCCAAGCAGCTGCTCAAGGATGCAGGTGCCGAGGGGCTGACCCTCAACTTCTACTACCCGCCGGACGTCTCCCGGCCGTACATGCCGAACCCGCAGGAGATCTTCACCGTCCTCGCCAACGACCTGCAGGCCGTCGGCATCAAGGTCACCGGCAAGCCGCGTCCGTGGAACGGCGGCTTCAAGGACGACGTGCAGCAGTTCGGCAAGCAGGACCTGCACATCCTCGGCTGGACCGGTGACTACAACGACCCGGGCAACTTCGTCGGCACCTTCTTCGGCCGGGGCAAGGTCGAGTTCGGCGACCAGGCGATGACCGAGATGTTCGCGGCCATCACCAAGGCCGACGGCACCGTCGACGAGGCGGGCAAGAAGGCGGCCTGGGAGCAGGTCAACCGGGACATCGCCGCCAAGTGGCTGCCGGCCGTGCCGGTCTGGCACGCCCCGCCGGCCATCGTCGTCACCAAGGACGTGCAGGGGATGATCGCCAGCCCGTTGACCGACGAGCGGTTCAACACGGTCAGCGTCAACAAGTGA
- a CDS encoding ABC transporter ATP-binding protein, with amino-acid sequence MSLLDVRDLSVVFQRRGERPFTAVDQVSFTVEPGQTVGLVGESGCGKSVTSLAIMGLLPKRGNRVAGEVLFEGTDLLRLRPDDLRDRRGRDIGMIFQDPLSSLNPVIPIGVQVAEVLERHRGMDRRKALREARELLEAVGIPDPDRRLTEFPHQISGGMRQRALIAIALACKPRLLIADEPTTALDVTIQAQILTLLKQLVDETGTALIMITHDLGVVAGLCDTVNVLYGGKVVERAARHELFARPRHPYTHGLLSSVPRLDSVRGERLHAIRGSVADNIPWVEGCAFAPRCDNVVDACLDGPPPLEPTASGGDLRCNNPVSEEVAVP; translated from the coding sequence ATGAGCCTGCTCGACGTACGCGATCTGAGCGTGGTGTTCCAGCGCCGGGGCGAGCGGCCGTTCACGGCGGTCGACCAGGTCAGTTTCACCGTGGAGCCGGGGCAGACGGTCGGTCTGGTCGGTGAGTCCGGCTGTGGCAAGAGCGTGACCAGCCTGGCGATCATGGGACTGCTCCCGAAGCGGGGCAACCGGGTCGCCGGCGAGGTGCTCTTCGAGGGCACCGACCTGCTCAGGCTCCGCCCGGACGACCTGCGGGACCGGCGCGGCCGGGACATCGGCATGATCTTCCAGGACCCGCTCTCCTCGCTGAACCCGGTCATCCCGATCGGGGTGCAGGTCGCCGAGGTGCTGGAGCGGCACCGGGGGATGGACCGCCGCAAGGCGCTGCGGGAGGCCCGGGAGTTGCTCGAGGCGGTCGGCATCCCGGACCCGGACCGTCGGCTGACGGAGTTCCCGCACCAGATCTCCGGCGGCATGCGGCAGCGCGCCCTGATCGCCATCGCGCTGGCCTGCAAGCCCCGGCTGCTGATCGCGGACGAGCCGACCACCGCGCTGGACGTCACCATCCAGGCGCAGATCCTCACCCTGCTCAAGCAACTGGTCGACGAGACCGGCACCGCGCTCATCATGATCACTCACGATCTCGGGGTGGTGGCGGGCCTCTGCGACACGGTCAACGTGCTCTACGGCGGCAAGGTGGTGGAGCGGGCCGCCCGGCACGAGCTGTTCGCCAGGCCCCGGCACCCGTACACGCACGGGTTGCTCAGCTCGGTGCCCCGGCTCGACTCGGTGCGGGGTGAGCGGCTGCATGCGATCCGTGGCTCGGTGGCCGACAACATCCCGTGGGTCGAGGGCTGTGCCTTCGCCCCCCGCTGCGACAACGTGGTGGACGCCTGCCTGGACGGCCCGCCACCGTTGGAGCCCACCGCCTCCGGCGGCGACCTGCGATGCAACAACCCCGTTTCGGAGGAGGTGGCGGTGCCGTGA
- a CDS encoding flavin reductase — protein sequence MQRHAPLKPLWICTADALPWPCGQARLDMVADYAGERVNLAVDLAGLFVEAMADLTRTCPEPPDPITTYQRFLGWVKTTHRA from the coding sequence ATGCAAAGACACGCGCCGCTCAAACCGCTCTGGATCTGCACCGCCGATGCGCTGCCCTGGCCCTGCGGGCAGGCCCGACTCGACATGGTCGCCGACTACGCGGGGGAGCGGGTGAATCTCGCTGTCGACCTTGCCGGGCTGTTCGTGGAGGCGATGGCCGACCTGACCCGGACCTGCCCCGAGCCGCCCGACCCGATCACCACGTACCAGCGCTTCCTGGGCTGGGTGAAGACGACGCACAGGGCCTGA
- a CDS encoding YbaB/EbfC family nucleoid-associated protein gives MQQMLKQAQKMQQQIAKAQAELAEAEVTGTAGGGLVTATVSGSGEVKSIRIDPKAVDPEDVETLEDLVVAALHNAAEAAKELTDQKMGPVAGGMGGLGLPGF, from the coding sequence ATGCAGCAGATGCTGAAGCAGGCGCAGAAGATGCAGCAGCAGATCGCCAAGGCCCAGGCCGAGTTGGCCGAGGCCGAGGTGACCGGCACCGCCGGCGGCGGCCTGGTCACCGCGACGGTGTCCGGCTCCGGTGAGGTCAAGAGCATCAGGATCGACCCGAAGGCGGTCGACCCGGAGGACGTCGAGACCCTGGAGGACCTGGTCGTCGCGGCCCTGCACAACGCCGCCGAGGCGGCCAAGGAGCTGACCGACCAGAAGATGGGCCCGGTGGCCGGCGGCATGGGCGGCCTCGGCCTGCCCGGATTCTGA
- the recR gene encoding recombination mediator RecR, translating into MYEGAIQDLIDELGRLPGVGPKSAQRIAFHVLSADPADVNRLAGALRKVKDLVRFCTTCFNVAESEQCRICRDPRRTDEVICVVEEPKDVVAIERTGEFRGRYHVLGGAINPLEGIGPDNLRIRELMTRLSGGTIRELILATDPNTEGEATATYLALMVKPMGIAVTRLASGLPVGGDLEYADEITLGRAFEGRRAV; encoded by the coding sequence ATGTACGAGGGTGCCATCCAGGACCTGATCGACGAGTTGGGGCGGCTGCCGGGCGTCGGGCCGAAGAGTGCCCAGCGGATCGCCTTTCACGTCCTGTCGGCGGACCCGGCCGACGTCAACCGGCTGGCCGGTGCGCTGCGCAAGGTCAAGGACCTGGTCCGGTTCTGTACCACCTGCTTCAACGTCGCCGAGTCGGAGCAGTGCCGGATCTGCCGCGACCCGCGCCGCACAGACGAGGTGATCTGCGTGGTGGAGGAGCCCAAGGACGTGGTGGCGATCGAGCGGACCGGTGAGTTCCGGGGGCGCTACCACGTGCTCGGCGGGGCGATCAACCCATTGGAGGGGATCGGCCCGGACAACCTGCGGATCCGGGAGCTGATGACCCGGCTCAGCGGCGGGACGATCCGCGAGCTGATCCTCGCCACCGACCCGAACACCGAGGGCGAGGCGACCGCGACGTACCTGGCGTTGATGGTCAAGCCGATGGGGATCGCCGTCACCCGCCTGGCCAGTGGCCTGCCGGTCGGCGGCGACCTGGAGTATGCCGACGAGATCACCCTGGGTCGGGCCTTCGAGGGCCGCCGCGCGGTCTGA
- a CDS encoding helix-turn-helix transcriptional regulator yields MKRPRLYGPGELAALFNVSRQRVLQITRRPGFPEPLARLIGTTVWDADEVDEWARHHRPPRTPAEDDE; encoded by the coding sequence GTGAAGCGACCGCGCTTGTACGGACCGGGCGAACTGGCCGCCCTGTTCAACGTGTCGCGGCAGCGGGTCCTACAGATAACCCGCAGACCCGGCTTCCCCGAACCACTCGCCCGACTGATCGGCACCACTGTCTGGGACGCCGACGAGGTCGACGAGTGGGCACGCCACCACCGACCTCCCCGCACACCTGCGGAAGACGACGAGTAG
- a CDS encoding DNA polymerase III subunit gamma and tau, whose amino-acid sequence MTLALYRKYRPRTFAEVIGQEHVTEPLSQALRSGRLNHAYLFSGPRGCGKTSSARILARSLNCEQGPTPEPCGQCDSCRSLAIDGSGSIDVIEIDAASHGGVDDARELREKAFFAPAQSRFKIYVIDEAHMVSSAGFNALLKLVEEPPEYVKFIFATTEPEKVLGTIRSRTHHYPFRLIPPKVLRPYLEQLTQAEGVTVDPAVFPLVVRAGGGSARDSLSVLDQLIAGAGPEGVSYPRAAALLGVTDSALIDEMCDALAAGDGAAAYATVDRVAEAGHDPRRFASDLLERLRDLIVLQQVPDAAGKGLIDGPADQIERMAAQAQRLGPATLSRCADIVHNGLVDMRGTTAPRLLLELICARMLLPGVDDSTGGLLQRLERLERRLTLGGGELPPAAAGSAPAAAAPEVRPTAPAPGAAAAASHPGTAGPPPATGGLTGAAAARAAVAAAGARVTSPGPRSAPGDPTDPGSTDPAFVPADPTGSGTTFASPAGSGGPSIDGPSSEAPARRPVPASAVMPDPATPEPPRPGSAAPGALDAVAVRRVWPDIVAKVNRVKKPAAALMRDAVVRDVDGDVLVLTVKSPVLAQMMGAHTSVLADALYEEFGGRWQIRCEVAGERGGTSPGTPSRPAGPARPAPAPPPAPAEPATGGPAGPSGGPGPNGHAGPSGGAGPSGGAVGLSGGPATVGSSAPAGNGPGRPAGSSGGTPTGSTVPAAATAQGGSAGGGAARLPGGPTGQVGAVGTVDAPVTSPVAVGVDDDEGWPEPARPGGAASVASASDDWPEPARPGGATATVTAAAPAVPAAPAVPRPAGPPKTSPPTTAGTGGAPVSSAIAAARAAAAGKGPRPAPAGRKTADAEWAGEPPYDPDYDGPTRAGGAAGATRTTPAYEGFDPGDEPLDEVIDERTARQSSEEQAVQLLREAFGAEKIDEVDAR is encoded by the coding sequence ATGACGCTGGCGCTCTACCGCAAGTACCGGCCGCGCACCTTCGCCGAGGTCATCGGCCAGGAGCACGTCACCGAGCCGTTGTCGCAGGCGCTGCGCAGCGGGCGGCTCAACCACGCGTACCTCTTCTCCGGCCCCCGGGGCTGCGGCAAGACCTCCAGCGCCCGGATCCTGGCCCGCTCGCTCAACTGCGAGCAGGGCCCCACCCCCGAGCCGTGCGGGCAGTGCGACTCCTGCCGGTCGCTGGCCATCGACGGCTCCGGCTCGATCGACGTCATCGAGATCGACGCGGCCAGCCACGGCGGTGTCGACGACGCCCGTGAGCTGCGCGAGAAGGCGTTCTTCGCGCCGGCCCAGAGCCGCTTCAAGATCTATGTCATCGACGAGGCGCACATGGTCTCGTCGGCCGGCTTCAACGCCCTGCTCAAACTGGTCGAGGAGCCCCCGGAGTACGTCAAGTTCATCTTCGCCACCACCGAGCCGGAGAAGGTCCTCGGCACGATCAGGTCGCGGACCCACCACTACCCGTTCCGGCTGATCCCGCCGAAGGTGCTCCGGCCCTACCTGGAGCAGCTCACCCAGGCCGAGGGGGTGACCGTCGACCCGGCGGTCTTCCCGCTGGTGGTGCGCGCCGGTGGCGGCAGCGCCCGGGACAGCCTCTCCGTGCTCGACCAGCTCATCGCAGGTGCCGGCCCGGAGGGGGTCAGCTATCCCCGGGCCGCCGCGCTGCTCGGCGTCACCGACTCCGCGCTGATCGACGAGATGTGCGACGCGCTTGCCGCCGGGGACGGCGCGGCGGCGTACGCCACCGTCGACCGGGTGGCCGAGGCCGGGCACGATCCGCGCCGGTTCGCCTCGGACCTGCTCGAACGGCTGCGCGACCTGATCGTGCTCCAGCAGGTCCCGGATGCCGCCGGCAAGGGCCTGATCGACGGCCCGGCCGACCAGATCGAGCGGATGGCCGCCCAGGCCCAGCGGCTCGGCCCGGCCACCCTTTCCCGCTGCGCCGACATCGTGCACAACGGCCTGGTCGACATGCGCGGCACCACCGCACCACGGCTGCTGCTGGAGCTGATCTGCGCCCGGATGCTGCTCCCCGGCGTCGACGACTCCACCGGCGGCCTGCTCCAGCGCCTGGAACGGCTGGAACGCCGGCTCACCCTGGGTGGCGGGGAACTGCCGCCGGCCGCCGCCGGCTCCGCACCGGCCGCTGCCGCCCCGGAGGTACGCCCCACCGCTCCCGCCCCGGGTGCGGCTGCCGCCGCCTCCCACCCGGGGACCGCAGGCCCGCCGCCGGCTACCGGCGGCCTGACCGGGGCGGCTGCCGCCCGTGCCGCCGTTGCGGCTGCGGGTGCCCGGGTCACCTCACCCGGCCCGCGTTCCGCTCCCGGTGACCCGACCGACCCGGGCTCGACCGACCCGGCCTTCGTCCCCGCCGACCCGACGGGCTCCGGGACGACGTTCGCCAGCCCGGCCGGCTCTGGTGGCCCGAGCATCGACGGGCCGAGTTCCGAAGCGCCCGCCCGCCGTCCGGTGCCGGCCTCGGCGGTGATGCCCGACCCGGCGACCCCCGAGCCGCCCCGTCCCGGTTCCGCCGCACCCGGTGCCCTCGACGCGGTCGCGGTGCGCCGCGTGTGGCCCGACATCGTGGCCAAGGTCAATCGGGTCAAGAAGCCGGCTGCGGCGCTGATGCGCGACGCGGTGGTCCGTGACGTGGACGGTGACGTCCTGGTGCTCACCGTCAAGTCGCCGGTGCTCGCGCAGATGATGGGCGCGCACACCTCGGTCCTGGCCGACGCGCTCTACGAGGAGTTCGGCGGCCGGTGGCAGATCCGCTGCGAGGTGGCCGGCGAGCGGGGTGGCACGTCGCCCGGTACTCCTTCCCGGCCGGCCGGCCCGGCCCGGCCGGCTCCCGCCCCACCCCCGGCGCCGGCCGAGCCTGCCACCGGCGGTCCGGCCGGTCCGAGCGGCGGTCCAGGCCCGAATGGTCATGCGGGTCCGAGCGGTGGTGCGGGTCCGAGCGGTGGTGCGGTGGGTCTGAGCGGGGGGCCGGCCACGGTCGGCTCGTCAGCTCCCGCCGGCAACGGCCCGGGTCGTCCGGCCGGCTCGTCCGGCGGTACCCCGACCGGCTCCACCGTCCCGGCTGCCGCGACCGCCCAGGGCGGCTCGGCTGGCGGCGGTGCGGCACGGCTACCTGGGGGACCCACCGGCCAGGTGGGCGCGGTGGGCACGGTGGACGCCCCGGTCACCTCACCCGTCGCGGTCGGTGTGGACGACGACGAGGGTTGGCCCGAGCCGGCCCGCCCCGGCGGAGCCGCCAGCGTCGCCTCCGCTTCCGACGACTGGCCCGAACCCGCCCGACCAGGTGGCGCGACGGCGACCGTGACGGCAGCCGCCCCGGCGGTGCCCGCTGCGCCCGCCGTACCCAGGCCGGCTGGTCCGCCGAAGACGTCGCCGCCGACGACGGCCGGGACCGGCGGCGCGCCGGTGAGCAGCGCGATCGCGGCGGCGCGGGCGGCTGCGGCGGGTAAGGGGCCCCGGCCCGCGCCGGCAGGGCGCAAGACCGCCGACGCTGAGTGGGCCGGTGAGCCGCCCTACGACCCGGACTACGACGGCCCGACCCGTGCTGGTGGGGCGGCGGGCGCGACCCGGACCACCCCGGCCTACGAGGGGTTCGACCCGGGTGACGAACCGCTGGACGAGGTGATCGACGAGCGGACCGCCCGGCAGTCGAGCGAGGAGCAGGCGGTGCAGCTGCTCCGCGAGGCGTTCGGCGCCGAGAAGATCGACGAGGTGGACGCGCGCTGA
- a CDS encoding ABC transporter ATP-binding protein, protein MTERTGPEDAVTEPRGTDDAATGRERPLIELRDVKVHFPIKSGLLFDRTVGYVYAVDGVSLSINAGETYGLVGESGCGKSTLGRGLLRLVEPTEGEIVFDGTDVRALKGESLRKARRRMQMIFQDPLSSLDPRQSVESLLVEGLKAHGLADDREATNKRLRDTLKAVGLPASALSRYPHEFSGGQRQRIGIARALVLDPDLIVADEPVSALDVSIQAQVLNLLEDLQNERGLTYLIIAHDLAVVRHIADTVGVMYLGGLVEEASSDDLYREPMHPYTKALMSAVPVPDPLVEDRRERILLAGDLPSPTNPPPGCRFHTRCPWAQPTRCADERPALRDVVGGHRVACHFAEDIAAGRLRPHEVEPELVRPDDGAPGDTGELIPTQ, encoded by the coding sequence GTGACCGAACGGACCGGACCTGAGGACGCCGTGACCGAGCCGAGAGGAACGGACGACGCCGCGACCGGGCGGGAGCGGCCCCTGATCGAGCTGCGCGACGTCAAGGTGCACTTCCCGATCAAGAGCGGCCTGCTCTTCGACCGTACCGTCGGCTACGTCTACGCGGTCGACGGTGTCTCGTTGTCGATCAACGCGGGTGAGACGTACGGGCTGGTCGGCGAGTCGGGGTGCGGCAAGTCGACGCTCGGTCGGGGCCTGCTACGGCTGGTCGAGCCGACCGAAGGCGAGATCGTCTTCGACGGCACCGACGTCCGCGCGCTCAAGGGCGAGTCGCTGCGCAAGGCCCGCCGCCGGATGCAGATGATCTTCCAGGACCCGCTGTCCAGCCTGGATCCCCGGCAGTCGGTGGAGTCGCTGCTGGTGGAGGGGCTCAAGGCACACGGGTTGGCCGACGACCGGGAGGCGACCAACAAGCGGCTCCGCGACACCCTGAAGGCGGTCGGCCTGCCGGCCTCGGCGCTGAGCAGGTACCCGCACGAGTTCTCCGGCGGGCAGCGGCAGCGGATCGGTATCGCCCGCGCGCTGGTGCTCGACCCGGACCTGATCGTCGCCGACGAACCGGTCTCCGCCCTGGACGTGTCGATCCAGGCCCAGGTGCTCAACCTGCTGGAGGACCTCCAGAACGAGCGCGGGTTGACATATCTGATCATCGCGCACGACCTGGCGGTGGTCCGGCACATCGCCGACACGGTCGGGGTGATGTACCTGGGCGGGCTGGTGGAGGAGGCGTCCAGCGACGACCTCTACCGGGAGCCGATGCACCCGTACACCAAGGCGTTGATGTCGGCGGTGCCGGTGCCGGACCCGCTGGTGGAGGACCGGCGGGAGCGGATCCTGCTCGCCGGTGACCTGCCCTCGCCGACCAACCCGCCGCCCGGCTGCCGGTTCCACACCCGGTGCCCGTGGGCGCAGCCGACCCGCTGCGCCGACGAGCGTCCGGCGCTGCGTGACGTCGTCGGCGGACACCGGGTGGCCTGCCACTTCGCCGAGGACATCGCCGCCGGGCGGCTCCGCCCGCACGAGGTGGAGCCGGAACTGGTCCGGCCCGACGACGGGGCACCGGGTGACACCGGTGAGCTGATTCCCACCCAGTGA